A genome region from Arachis duranensis cultivar V14167 chromosome 6, aradu.V14167.gnm2.J7QH, whole genome shotgun sequence includes the following:
- the LOC107494923 gene encoding uncharacterized protein LOC107494923: MECNKDEAVRAKEVAERKLSEKDYVGAKRFALKALNLYPALEGLTQFVTTLDVYISAEKKISGVTDWYGVLGVTPSADDETVKKQYRKLILALHPDKNKSPGADGAFKLVSEAWTLLSDKARRLAYNQKRSSTGFQHNAPNHVVSQPKAPNPNRMATPNARTGSNNAQAPPTSVPPPYRMVDTFWTICSRCSTLLQYLRIYLNVALRCPNCNQAFVAVEKVPPADGVKSFNWSAQQHQQNSQPRAGGWDHPTTNPGRTHSVSQNIESSSMRGGSSFSNTNSQYAPHSRMHGFASKDSSASTPAASTKQQATVKSRSKCEGAPSISARESSHKYKRSDGSFNNVQRTVKKMRSDDIHMGIETTHGFSRFTNKHRSMKELSTYELRNMLINKAQNEIREKLQEWKSTAEDKVTNKDKGTETQKGTLKDKTCSEKQEDKVMNKDEGNVRQKGLLNDKTTGSEKHEDSTINDNGHLESDPVPVTSDDTGKENQDCYVIPVADSDFHNFDLERAENSFAEDQVWAAYDDDDKMPRFYVKVQKVMSTKPFKMSVSWLNSRSNKELGPMDWIGSGFYKTCGDFTIGKREITGSLNSFSHKVRWTKGNRGIVRIFPRKGDIWALYRNWSPDWNKDTPDEVKHKYDMVEVLDDFNDKQGVLVTPLIKVDGFVAVFQRIEGHDLVRKIPKVEMFRFSHQVPNYLLTGQEAPNAPKGCQELDPAATSLDLLQTKNEANVEKSKEETS, translated from the coding sequence ATGGAGTGCAATAAAGATGAGGCAGTTAGGGCCAAAGAAGTGGCAGAGAGGAAATTATCTGAAAAGGACTACGTTGGTGCAAAAAGGTTTGCTCTCAAGGCTCTTAATTTGTATCCTGCACTGGAGGGTCTTACCCAGTTTGTGACAACCTTGGATGTTTATATCTCCGCCGAGAAAAAAATAAGTGGAGTAACAGATTGGTATGGTGTACTTGGAGTGACTCCTTCTGCTGATGATGAGACAGTTAAAAAGCAGTACAGAAAGCTGATTCTCGCTCTTCATCCTGACAAAAACAAGTCTCCAGGTGCAGACGGTGCGTTTAAGCTTGTTTCTGAGGCATGGACTTTGCTATCAGATAAGGCGAGAAGACTAGCATATAATCAGAAGAGGAGTTCAACAGGGTTTCAGCATAATGCTCCCAACCACGTTGTGTCGCAACCAAAAGCACCCAATCCAAATAGGATGGCAACTCCAAATGCAAGAACTGGAAGTAATAATGCTCAGGCTCCTCCAACATCCGTTCCTCCTCCATATAGAATGGTTGATACCTTTTGGACTATCTGTAGTCGTTGTAGTACACTACTTCAATATCTCAGGATTTATTTGAATGTTGCGCTACGATGTCCAAACTGTAATCAGGCGTTTGTGGCTGTAGAGAAGGTTCCACCTGCTGATGGTGTTAAGTCTTTTAATTGGTCCGCTCAGCAACATCAACAAAATTCTCAGCCTCGTGCTGGTGGTTGGGATCACCCCACTACTAATCCAGGAAGAACTCATTCAGTTTCTCaaaacatagaatcaagcagtATGCGAGGCGGGTCTTCTTTTAGTAACACAAACTCCCAGTACGCTCCTCACTCAAGAATGCATGGTTTTGCTAGCAAAGATAGTTCAGCATCTACTCCAGCTGCATCTACTAAGCAGCAGGCAACTGTgaaatcaagaagcaaatgTGAGGGTGCTCCTTCAATTTCTGCAAGGGAGAGCAGTCACAAGTACAAGAGATCTGATGGTTCTTTCAATAATGTCCAAAGAACTGTAAAGAAAATGAGATCAGATGACATTCACATGGGTATAGAAACGACACATGGTTTTTCACGTTTTACTAACAAGCATCGCAGCATGAAAGAGTTGTCAACGTATGAATTGCGAAACATGTTGATCAATAAAGCACAGAATGAGATTCGCGAGAAACTCCAAGAATGGAAATCAACAGCTGAAGATAAGGTTACAAACAAGGACAAAGGAACCGAGACACAAAAAGGCACGTTAAAGGACAAAACTTGTTCAGAGAAGCAGGAAGATAAGGTTATGAACAAGGACGAAGGAAATGTGAGACAAAAAGGCTTGTTAAATGACAAAACAACTGGTTCGGAGAAGCATGAAGATTCCACCATTAATGATAATGGACATCTGGAAAGTGATCCTGTTCCCGTCACATCTGATGATACTGGAAAGGAGAACCAAGACTGCTATGTGATTCCCGTTGCTGATTCTGATTTTCACAATTTTGACTTGGAAAGAGCTGAAAATTCCTTTGCAGAGGACCAGGTCTGGGCAGCTtacgatgatgatgataaaatgCCTAGATTTTATGTTAAAGTTCAAAAGGTGATGTCAACGAAGCCATTTAAAATGAGTGTCAGTTGGCTTAACTCTCGAAGCAACAAAGAATTGGGGCCGATGGATTGGATAGGTTCTGGTTTTTATAAAACTTGTGGGGATTTCACGATCGGCAAACGTGAAATAACTGGATCGTTAAATTCCTTTTCCCACAAGGTTAGATGGACAAAAGGCAACAGAGGAATCGTTCGAATCTTTCCGAGGAAGGGGGATATCTGGGCCCTTTATAGAAACTGGTCTCCTGATTGGAATAAAGATACTCCCGATGAAGTGAAGCACAAGTATGATATGGTGGAAGTACTTGATGATTTCAATGACAAGCAAGGTGTACTAGTTACACCACTTATCAAGGTTGATGGTTTTGTGGCAGTGTTTCAGAGGATTGAAGGTCATGATCTGGTAAGGAAGATTCCCAAAGTGGAGATGTTTCGATTCTCTCATCAGGTTCCTAATTACTTGCTTACAGGACAAGAAGCTCCTAATGCTCCAAAGGGTTGTCAAGAGTTGGATCCAGCAGCCACCTCTTTAGACCTCCTTCAGACAAAGAATGAAGCCAATGTTGAAAAATCAAAGGAAGAGACAAGTTAG